The following are encoded together in the Drosophila takahashii strain IR98-3 E-12201 chromosome X, DtakHiC1v2, whole genome shotgun sequence genome:
- the kek5 gene encoding leucine-rich repeat-containing protein 24, with protein MMARRLGILLLLLLPLAAGTSDWMQSCGPCHCHWNSGKKSADCKNKALTKIPLDMSNEMQVLDFAHNQIPELRREEFLLAGLPNVHKVYLRNCTIQEVHREAFKGLHILIELDMSGNRIRELHPGTFAGLEKLRNVIINNNEIEVLPNHLFVNLSYLSRIEFRNNRLRQVQLHVFAGTVALSAISLEQNRLAHLHRETFRDLQKLMHLSLQGNAWNCSCELQDFRDFAINKRLYTPPTDCQEPPQLRGKLWSEVPSENFACRPRILGSVRSFVEANHDNISLPCRIVGSPRPNVTWVYNKRPLQQYDPRVRVLTSVEPMAAESQSSVLTSELRIVGVRASDKGAYTCVADNRGGRAEAEFQLLVSGDYAGAVSSSDGMGLGGMGAIGAPTIDPQTNVFLIICLITTTLLLLLIVVVLALFWYCRRIKTYQKDTTMMSGDGLISSKLDKTHNGSMLEGSVIMEMQKSLLNEVNPVEKPPRRTDIESVDGGDDVLEIKKTLLDDTVYVANHSRDEEAHSVALSDTTTTPRSRHTYVDDAYANSLPPDLLAFPARVPPTSPSMQSSQSNIPDQVIYGIRSPPSLTSPVYTHMTPHGIYGTKTLTAPHNGFMTLQHPKSRNLALIATANSSRQHQHQLNHQQQQLQLNHQQQQQHLLQQQQQHPLATTSPFLPAPVVYSPATGVVMKQGYMTIPRKPRAPSWAPSTSGGATGGGTIQLSEFQSPTSPNPSETGTATTAELQAEPVYDNLGLRTTAGGNSTLNLNKIAGGSSNSGSQAAGQQYSMRDRPLPATPSLTSVNSANNAANASKIYEPIHELIQQQQQQLQQQQRLSSLDTEPLYGVRHQGITILPGSSISGAGLAYISPVPSAVSPSHAGDSPKLAKIPPRPPPKPKKKMSVTTTRSGQGSTSQLFDDEGEDGTEV; from the exons ATGATGGCCAGACGACTGGGGATTCTcctactcctcctcctccccttAGCAGCTGGGACATCCGACTGGATGCAGAGCTGCGGCCCCTGCCATTGCCACTGGAATTCGGGTAAAAAGAGCGCCGATTGCAAGAACAAGGCGCTGACAAAGATTCCCCTGGACATGAGCAACGAGATGCAGGTGCTGGACTTTGCCCACAACCAAATACCCGAGCTGCGGCGCGAGGAGTTCCTCCTGGCCGGTTTGCCCAATGTGCACAAGGTCTATCTGCGCAACTGCACCATCCAGGAGGTGCATCGCGAGGCCTTCAAGGGTCTGCACATCCTGATCGAGCTGGATATGTCGGGCAATCGGATAAGGGAACTCCATCCGGGCACGTTCGCTGGCCTCGAGAAGCTGCGCAACGTGATAATCAACAACAATGAGATTGAAGTGCTGCCGAATCACCTGTTCGTCAATCTCAGCTACCTTTCACGCATCGAGTTTCGAAACAATCGACTGCGGCAAGTGCAACTGCATGTGTTTGCCGGCACGGTGGCGCTGAGCGCCATTTCGCTGGAGCAGAATCGATTGGCCCATTTGCATCGGGAGACATTCCGGGATCTGCAGAAGCTGATGCATTTGTCGCTGCAGGGCAATGCGTGGAACTGCAGCTGCGAGCTGCAGGATTTCCGGGACTTTGCGATCAACAAGCGTCTGTATACGCCGCCCACCGACTGCCAGGAGCCGCCGCAGCTGCGTGGCAAGCTGTGGAGTGAGGTGCCCTCTGAGAACTTTGCCTGCCGGCCACGCATCCTGGGCTCCGTGCGATCCTTTGTGGAGGCGAATCATGACAACATCTCGCTGCCCTGCCGCATTGTCGGCAGTCCGCGGCCGAATGTCACCTGGGTGTACAACAAGCGGCCGCTGCAGCAGTACGATCCCCGGGTGCGAGTCCTCACCTCCGTGGAGCCGATGGCGGCGGAGTCCCAGTCCTCGGTTCTCACCTCGGAGCTGCGCATCGTGGGCGTGCGGGCCTCGGACAAGGGAGCCTACACCTGTGTGGCCGACAATCGGGGAGGAAGAGCGGAGGCGGAGTTCCAATTGCTCGTCAGCGGCGATTATGCCGGCGCCGTATCCTCGTCCGATGGCATGGGATTGGGCGGCATGGGTGCCATTGGAGCGCCCACCATTGATCCGCAAACGAATGTGTTCCTGATCATCTGCCTGATTACCACGACACTGCTGCTACTCCTGATTGTCGTGGTGCTGGCCTTGTTCTGGTATTGCCGAAGGATTAAGACCTACCAGAAGGACACCACCATGATGAGCGGCGATGGGCTGATCTCGTCCAAGCTGGACAAGACGCACAACGGCTCCATGCTCGAGGGCTCCGTCATTATGGAGATGCAGAAGAGCCTGCTCAACGAGGTCAATCCCGTCGAGAAGCCGCCACGGCGCACGGACATCGAGAGCGTGGACGGCGGCGACGATGTGCTCGAGATTAAGAAGACGCTGCTCGACGACACGGTTTATG TGGCCAACCACTCGCGGGACGAAGAAGCCCACTCGGTGGCCCTCTCGGACACGACGACCACGCCCCGATCGCGACACACCTACGTGGACGACGCCTACGCCAATAGCTTGCCGCCGGACCTGCTGGCCTTCCCCGCCCGCGTGCCGCCCACCTCGCCCTCGATGCAGTCCTCGCAGTCGAACATCCCCGACCAGGTGATCTACGGCATCCGCTCGCCGCCCTCGCTGACCAGTCCCGTCTACACGCACATGACGCCGCACGGCATCTACGGCACCAAGACGCTCACAGCTCCGCACAATGGCTTCATGACGCTGCAGCATCCAAAGTCGAGGAACCTCGCCTTGATTGCCACCGCCAACAGTAGTCGccagcatcagcatcagctgaatcatcagcagcagcagctgcagctgaatcaccagcagcagcagcagcatctcctccagcaacagcagcagcatccgcTGGCCACCACATCGCCCTTCCTGCCCGCCCCCGTCGTTTACTCGCCGGCCACGGGCGTGGTCATGAAACAGGGCTACATGACCATACCGCGCAAGCCGCGAGCACCTAGCTGGGCGCCCAGCACCTCGGGTGGAGCCACAGGCGGAGGAACCATCCAGTTGAGCGAATTCCAGAGCCCCACATCGCCGAATCCCAGCGAAACAGGCACTGCCACCACCGCGGAACTTCAGGCGGAGCCCGTTTACGACAATCTGGGGCTGCGCACCACAGCCGGCGGTAATTCAACATTAAATCTAAACAAGATCGCGGGTGGAAGTTCTAATTCCGGCTCCCAAGCCGCAGGTCAGCAGTACTCGATGCGGGATCGTCCGCTGCCGGCCACGCCCAGTTTGACGTCGGTGAACTCGGCGAACAATGCGGCGAATGCCAGCAAGATATACGAGCCCATACACGAGCTaatacagcagcagcagcagcagttgcagcagcagcaaaggcTAAGCTCCTTGGACACGGAGCCGCTGTACGGTGTGCGGCACCAGGGGATCACGATACTGCCCGGTTCGAGTATCAGTGGGGCAGGATTGGCCTATATATCGCCCGTTCCGTCGGCTGTTTCGCCCAGCCATGCCGGTGACTCGCCGAAGCTGGCCAAGATTCCACCGCGACCACCGCCGAAGCCCAAGAAGAAGATGTCCGTGACGACGACGCGCAGCGGTCAGGGCAGCACCAGCCAGCTCTTCGATGACGAGGGCGAGGATGGCACCGAGGTCTAG